DNA sequence from the Suricata suricatta isolate VVHF042 chromosome 14, meerkat_22Aug2017_6uvM2_HiC, whole genome shotgun sequence genome:
TGTCCACCCCAGCCTGGGTGCCCACGGCTGGGGGCCTAGAGGTGGAGGCTGGCCGGGGTCGGCCGTAGAGGTGCTGGATGCCCCTGCGGTCATCCGGGCTAAGGCTCAACGGGTAGCGGAATGTGTAGAAAGGGGACATAAGTGCCTTAGCAGCTGTCGTGTGCTGCAGCCCCAGCACGTGGCCAAATTCATGGGCTGCCACCTGTAGGAGGTCTGTGCCTGAAAAAGAGAGATAGCCCAGCAATCCCCAAACCACCCACCGCACGACACTCAAGCTTCAGAGCCCAGGTCAAGGACCTATCCCCATTCTCTATGATCTGTAGTTGCCCCATCTGGAAAACAGGTCCCCCATACCCTGGTTGTTCCCAATAGTCCAGGTCTCGTCGTAGTCAAAGTGGACATCTCCTTCTCGGTGAGTCTTGGGGAAAAAGGCGTGAGCCAGGATGCCCCCAGGTCCATCAAATGGCAGGTTGTCCCCATGCCAGTACCTGTGGGTGGGTGGGCAGAGTCAGAGGCTACTGACAGGTGGGGTTGGTTCCCAGAGGGGTCTTAGGTAACCAGTTCACCTGGTGAAGTCGATCATGATGTCAGCATGGCCCTCATGTACCTCGGTGAAGGTGAGTGGCGTCACCTCGCTCCAAACCTGTAGGGCCTCTGCCACCGTCTGCCGCACCTGCTCCCGTACCAGCTGCCAGGGGAACCGGAGGatcctgtggggggggggggtaggagggGCCTGGGCCTTGCTTGGGACAGCCCCCTGATGGCAGTTGGGCCAGGTGTTGCCCCTGGATGCTCAGTGGGAATGCATGCACCTGGGACACACGCTGAGtgtgctctgagcctcagctgcgGTCCCTCTTCCACATGGGTTTGTGTGGCCTTTAGCGCACACAGGTGTCTGCATTTGGTGCAAAGAATGCAGGACCAGGAGCCCAAAGACCCACCTTCTAGACCGGATGGTGCCACTTACTGTGGGAAGACCTTGCCCCTTGACCCCTGTCTTGGTTTTCAGTTACCCCCTCCCCAGGAACATTTCTGAGCTTCCATCTGTTTGACATCACACCATCCTTCACATGCCATCTGTCCCAGACCAGCTCTCCACTTGAAGGACAAGTCTGACCTTTCGTATCACTCCCAGTATTACCTGCTCTCTCACCTCTGTTCCCACCGGCATGGATCCCAAGCTATGATAGTAGGTCTAAACAATGATGTGGTTAATGCCAAGAGGATGGGCCATGTTACCCTCATTTTTGCCACAGAgttccagggcctggtgcttaCTATGTCCCCAGTAGGGGTTGCCCGGGTGACTGAAGACCACGCCCCACATGTCAGTGGAGCCACCAGATGTGTACTGAGATTTTTTGCATGTTCACGGAGCTACTGCCCCTCCGCTGTGGGAAGGCATGGCTGTGGTGGGGTATTGCCTGTGTGTGCATCTAAGTTGGGGTTTAAGTGAGATGGCTCGGGGGTTGGTGGACACACAGGTCTGTTAACCACAGAGCTCTGGCTCCATCTCGTGTCTCAAGAGGCAGGTGTGAGGGTGGCAGttcacatacagacacacaggtAGAGGTCTAGAGCCTGCTCCCACAGCCGCTGCCCCTACCTGTAGGTGAGGTCTGTTTTCTCCCAGCGCCCGCCCGACAGCACAAACCGCTTTTGTCGGTTTCGGGCACTCAGCCCTTCAGGTGGGTCAGGCACACCGCAGTGGGGAGGTCTGGGGCTGCTGGCTGGCTGGAAAGTCTCCTGGGCGGTAGGGGCAGGTGCCCGGCTGCTGGGAGCAGCTGCATGCCAGGGCTGTGGCCCCCTCCTCACAGGCAGGCGGCGGTGTGCATCCTGGGCAGGAGAGAGGTTGTGAAGGCCCCATCAGGCCTCAGGACCTCATGGCCCGTCAGCATACCTGTGCTCAACCCCGGCCTACCTTGTGGATGGGCAAACTGAGGGCGAGAGAAGGGGCGTGCCAGGCATTATAAAACCGGGCCCTTTGTCAAGGACTGGTTcagatttcctctctcttcctggaaGGCCTGGGCGGCCTGTCTAGCCACTTGGGCCAGTAAGGTCTGGGTCCAGGCGCAGCCCCTGACTGTACTCTCTACACACACCCAGGAATGGATCTCACAAAGCTTTCGAAGAAAAGGCCAGGCAAgctcctcccactcccccttaCTGGTCCCCACACCTCCCACCCCAGAAAAGCTTTTtcacctctctttcttccttccttccaccccctCCCACACTCCCAACTCTGCCCTCTCCAATGACCTGAGCCCTTCAATGACCTCCTGCCCAgggcccccacctctgccactccccagtgTAGGGCTGCAGCCCTCCAGCACAGCCTCGGTTTGCTCAACTGGCAGATGGGGATAATACCTCCCCAGTGCTGATCTATGCTTGGGAGGGGGAAACAGTTCCCGGatgcccagccccacccagccctgTCGCACTGGAGCCCCAGCACCACAGATGGGGATTCTAACCTGGAGCTCCCACCCTCTGCAACATCAAGGGCTGAGGTCACAGctttcacactttaaaaaaagcacaagCATGGGGAGGTTGGGAAACCCTTCAAGGTCACGCAGCCAGGGCACTGCGGGGCCAGGTGAGGACTCTGGTgtcagggcaggaggcagagataCTAGGGATACTATGCAAAGCTGGAGAAGCATGGAGCCCTGCCACTGAATAGAGACTAAGTGCTTGCCTGGTCTGGGCAGCTGGGGCCTCCCCACAACCATATTTGGGGTGGGAGccaggccacccaggccccaccctCGCCCTTAGCCTCTGGCAGTTCTCCCAGGCCCTAGGCATCCCAGGGCTCTGATCATTGTCCCAGTGCCCCTAGTCTCTCACTTCCAGAGCCACCAATAACTCAACCTCCCAGAGTCACCCAGACTCAACCCTAAGAACACCCTACTAGAAAGGGGTCTTCTGAACACACAGGGGTGCAGCAACCTGAGAAAAATCCCTGGACCAGCTTTCTGATTTCAGAGCTTGCTAATTGAATGGTTAGTTACCTGGCAGAGCCCAGCCTCACTGGCTTGTGGGTTCTTGTTGAAACTGGATTTACTGCTAGTTAAGTACTTCTCACTCTCACAGTTCACCTGTACCCAGGACCCTACCACCAGTTCCACAGACATGCTCTTAGCCCCTGATGGGACCTCTCACTAACTCTACTGTCATTAtcccccatttctcagatgagaaaacagagcccAGAGAAGTGAAGCAACTTGCCCAGGTAACAGCTGGCAGGTGGTAACAGCTGTCTGGGCTCACAACCCACTTGCTACCTGCTACCTCTGCTGTGCTCTTCAGGCTGGAGCCACCCTTCCCCTGGAGGAGGGATCCAGGCTGGCCTCACCTTGGTgacagaagagaaggaatggGAAATTATTAAGCACCTGCTGCTTCCTGGGTACCCTGTCAGCTCACTGaacctccacccccacacccccaataAGGTGGGGATGATACATATGTGAGGTCTCCCATGGAGGATACGGACCCCAGGTCTGTGTGCCTAGCAGTGAGAgcctgccccttctcctccccacactGCCCCCTTGACTTCCTGGATAAACAGATTGCTTCCCCCAATCCTGGAAAGGGTAAGACTAGGCTGTCCCCTGGGAGCCCCAAatagcccagagcccagcctaCCAGCTCTATTTACGCCTGTGAAGAGAAATCTCTCATTTCCTCTGCCCTCTCGTGAGCCCGGACCAGCCAGCCATGGAGGGAAGGTGGGTCATGGACACACACACCGTGTCTTCCTCTCCTACCCCCCATGGGCACTATAGGTCCATGCCCAGAGCCCTGGATCATGGCACTCTCAGTCCAACAGGAAGAGCCACAGTCTCAGATTCAGAAGGTCCAGTTCTAAGCCATGCTCACCCTGGATagggtgaccctgggcaagtccctGCCCTCTTTTACCTTTGACTTCTCTGTCAGATGGGGAAGGTACTACAGCAGAGGGCTGAATAACCTTCCTCTTGGGCACCTGCTGCAGCATCTAGCACAGAGAAGAGCCTCTTCCCTGGCCCGGCTCCCTGCCCCTGtgggccctcccctcccacacctgGAAATCTGCTCTCACCACACGAGCTACAGCTCCCACCAACCACCTGGTATCCTGCTCCCCCAAAGTTCCCAGACTACATGATAAACAGGAGTTGCAGCTAGCAGAAGGGGGCTTGCGGGCCCAGAGAAGAGTGACTTGTGCAGGGTCTTCCAGAAAGACAGAGACTCATGTTCACTGTCCATGTCACAGTCTTGGAGAGTGAGTGGTCttggagagtgagtgagcagagggCACTAGAATCAAAGTCCCCGGCCAGCAGGATTTTCCAACATTTGCTTTCTGGAGCCCATCATTTAATGGCTCTTGGCCTCATTTTCCCCATTACTGGGATGGGACACATGATCCCTGTCCTGCTGACATCCTACACTTCATCTTTATGCATCTTTTCTGGCCTGGGGCCAGAACTGCAAGTCCTGGCCCAGAGTGACTTTCAGATCCCTAAGATTGGTGTGCTTGGTCCTCCCAAGGCTGCTGGGATTCCGTGAGGTGGGGTAATGGGCACAGATCATGCTTGGTCTCATCTACAGTCCCAGGAGGGTTGGGTAGCAGGCACCACatttctcagagaaagaaagagagcccagagaggtcaaggactttgcccagggtcacacagctgggcctAGACTGGGGACCCATGCTTGCCCCACCCACaatattcccctccccccacctccttagCCCTTGGCCTGTCTCCAAAACCCACATTCCTGAGAAGTATTTCTTCTTCTGatgccttccctcctcctcttcctaggCCAGAAGCCTCCCTTGGCCTGCCCTGTGGTAGGCACTGAGCTCATTCATCCCACCTTCCTCTTGCAGGGCACCAAATCACAGCCTGAAACATACTTGAGGAACTTCTCAGCTGACTTAGTCTCCTGGCTAAGCTAGAGGTCTGGGGTCACTGCCTGGGTCAACCTCCAATCCAGAAAACGTGAGGTATACCCGTAGAGGGGAGATAAGAGACCCCAAGCCAGGAAACTGCTGGGTAAGGCCAGGCTAGTTttgcccctctctgagcctcagtttgctatTGGTCCAACAGGGGTAATTAGTAACGATGGCTCTGCCTTCTGCTGTCGGTAGGAGGAGACCCTGATGGGAGGGCACTTTGTGAGGCTGTGAGAAAGAATAGGGGCATCACTACACCATTCTATGCAGCACCATGCTCctccgaggctcagagaggtcaagcaaCCTGCCCAAGCTGTGCAGCCGGGCAACAGGCAGATCCACCAACTGCCCCGCACTACACCTaatctccccacccctgtccctaCTGGCTCCAGGAACCAAGGCAGCCTCTATCCCACCAGGCTGCAGGGCTTTCATCAACCCTAAAAGCTGTGAACTGGGATGGATAAATATTTACAGAGCTTTCCTGGCCCCGCCGCCGATGGCAGCCTGGGGATAAACATGTTGAAGGCGACCCCAAATGCTCCCTGCATATCTGCAGAGTGACAGACAACAGCCCAGCTCAGACCCCGCCCCAACTGACCCTGCACAAGCGTCAAAGTGGCAGCCACAGGTGACATTGTGTCTCCGGAATGACTGGTTGTGCCCTCTCCTCCCATTACCTCCTTTAATCCTCAGTGCCCTGTTATCCTCCACCCACCAGCCAAGAGTGGGGGGTGGGATCCTAAGACACAAGACGGCTCACCTAGGGCACCTGGTTCAAAGCAAGATCCTTCTAATTTCTGAACCAGTGAGGTCAACTGGCTACCCAGGGCAATTCCTAACTCTCCCAGGTTCAAAGGGACTGAGAAGAGTTGATAAAGAGGCAGAGCCTTGGGACTGAGGTACCCCCTTTCCCTAACCCACCCATGGTGTCTTCTTCTGCTCCCACAGCCAGGATGGGCAAGGCTGGCCAGGGTAGAGCTGGTGTGACTGGACAGAGGAGCCCAGGCTGGTCAGATCTCCCTCCTCCAGACGGTCCCACGACTCCTGCCCGGCACACCTCCTACTCCCATCCCTGTCTGGGAGGTCTGGATGCTACAGCTGCGATCCAAGGGGCCTGTGGGCCTGCAGCTGCCCTTGAGGATCTAGCTGGAAAGGAGAGTGCTGGGCACATACAGGCTGTCACCCAACACCCCATGACTGTCCTTCCTCTACTCACTCTGCGTCTTCTCTCCTGATCacacattcttttctcttccctttctctccccagccccttcctttTGGAGGGTTTCAGCTGCCCTCTCTCGGCTCTTCTTTCTTACTGACTCTATTAAGCGCCCGTGCGCGCGCGGCGTGCGCGCgcgcgaacacacacacacacacacccacacacacacacccacagctCTCACACTCACGCTGTCCTGGCTTCACACCTCCTAAACTTGCCACTTGTAGGTGCCCAGGTGGTGCCACCTCTTCTGGGCTCAGACCCCATTTGCCCCAGGGCAGTGCTGCCCTCCGGTTCTTGGCTCTTCCTTAATCCTCCAGCTCACTGCATCTCCGGAGATGTTCTCACGGAGGCCACACACCAGGAGACTGACACCAGCCTGAGGCTTTGTCCAAGACGAGTAGGAGGCCCTGTAACCACTCCCTCTGCTACCTGGCCCAGCACACAACCCAGCTTCTGCAGCTGGGGGGCTGAGGAGCAGGTCCCCACGATGGGAGGGGGCGTGGGTCTAGTGCAGAGTCCCGCCTCACCAGCCTGAGCGACCCCGGTGCAGGCTCCACTTGCACACCTCCACGGACGGGAAGCTCACTATCTTTCACGTCCATAAGGACCCAGAAAGTGTTTCGGTTAACGGGCCGCTCCaggccaccccaggtgccccccggtGGGTCTAGCTCGGCCAGTGGGCCCAGCCCGCGTGCCCGGCACCCCCTCGGCGAGGAGCGGCCGACCGGCTCTGGGCACTCACCGGGGGCCGCGGGGCCCGGGccagcagcggcggcggcaggA
Encoded proteins:
- the MMP11 gene encoding stromelysin-3, whose protein sequence is LPPLSGLRSLAPRALVERIMLLLLPPPLLARAPRPPDAHRRLPVRRGPQPWHAAAPSSRAPAPTAQETFQPASSPRPPHCGVPDPPEGLSARNRQKRFVLSGGRWEKTDLTYRILRFPWQLVREQVRQTVAEALQVWSEVTPLTFTEVHEGHADIMIDFTRYWHGDNLPFDGPGGILAHAFFPKTHREGDVHFDYDETWTIGNNQGTDLLQVAAHEFGHVLGLQHTTAAKALMSPFYTFRYPLSLSPDDRRGIQHLYGRPRPASTSRPPAVGTQAGVDNNEIAPLEPEAPPDACEITFDAVSTIRGELFFFKAGFVWRLRGGRLQPGYPALASRHWRGLPSPVDAAFEDAQGHIWFFQGTQYWVYNGEKPVLGPAPLSELGLLGPPIQAALAWGPEKNKIYFFRDGDYWRFHLSTRRVESPVPRRATDWRGVPSEIDAAFQDADGYAYFLRGHLYWKFDPVKVKALEGFPRLVGPDFFGCTEPANTFR